A DNA window from Seriola aureovittata isolate HTS-2021-v1 ecotype China chromosome 8, ASM2101889v1, whole genome shotgun sequence contains the following coding sequences:
- the si:ch211-159i8.4 gene encoding matrix-remodeling-associated protein 5, giving the protein MALWWCAKIFCRLAAAWFPLLFSSLLWQTIFPVYAAPSCPRTCSCPGVKEVHCTFRHLTTIPKTFPRDTERLNLGYNSLTEVEGSEFRSLRQLEMLMLHGNDINTVHPGAFYSLRSLQILKLSYNKLTSLNAGLFDGLVGLIRLHLDHNLLDFIEPYSFSGLTSLKLLQLEGNLLKEIHPHTFITVSLLGSFWTSGLKHLHLSDNLLEQLPPAALRTAPRLELLSLHGNPWTCDCQLQWLVEWSSKHEGVIKCKKERGSSETCPQCSSPQPLNATLLLGLTLDKLSCERPALCSPLKQWDNPVWAESEAEPDLPYTRDFEKPLGHLTFVLSDSHGNHAHVACDVRHPGDSSPMTWTVNSHSPAELSVNVSLVTVLECEIDRETLQNLWQLVAYYYESPAILERGQQRGNASRVTYQYTQAVNENSPYFTELKGHLVAEPSWLLQPRVTLRLNRQQTTTKKLVMDFTTLITKHVSSHRGQEDDNDSAFSWAFIHRGTAGRIQTALEGSKVRLECSVVTSNPEVKVEWMLPDLSIVEEANDKTEISQRGDLVILNATLSDSGLYHCMVRTKAGVDLMPLRLTIKELSLSPTAFNGQKIVVEKGRSLALPCDVTSVQPSQTMWYLPKNQILLPTQQTRRAEVMENGTLVVRKLSQEDAGEYSCLASNLYGVDMLSHMVEVTGEKASDRYKVQTESEKQLLPTSVEEGEGSGGDYQEITRPFATQFPRRIGTQQRNPNGFSKRIRIKDSKRKPNKSVKELDPNRWAEILAKANSKPSVALPTEQSLEEPSTVTIQTSTLKLTTTTPTTIATITNNLPHTTTSLEITIKPTNFTMNTRVKSEAHSKKDKKENIGKDSEISESLPHVLHPEPPRIMEPSLDHVFGSTEKPKSITESPAIGTPQPVDQSENKHFGEGRRNQNLVPGQTNRRRPPYRRRKPPLRRVHPHLNPFYHPFNKPQTTVPPTTTTTTQPTTTMTTTTTTTTTTTTTTPVPTTVENDELSVEYKPEEEEGEYYEEYNYKDSDSLDTKEDFDSSPTTFPSVTEKVPHVGSSPGGHNLPNPKTIVTPKTDSTPRPTERTVDEQEKYTVNLEKSEGQTVEVRTQSEEKGRHNKNPSGESESGVITASERQEKHKIDKDGRERDTEKSEKEWVTQSYNTRDNIQLTTQNRPRLNTRPSPEQNTPTQTRASTSKVITSHSTRGRTREEVTQSEGKEVNKPRVKPEIHSFPIMEPIHPWLHQNNQGKGQTTTSWMTHTNQDRNPGRQGNVNPGRHSQPPRVAPTTRWPSHHHRHYYPLYPSWPGQRSFPHPRQGPGSHPVPTHRTWPLPHPWAQGPVITNRPEITAETVKPTSTPSGTTRNPIFTNPHLSHQNHHMGGRTQTRDQLFLSRLRNRYRQAQLDRIAQLGRMVTPKPRTGYKNPPSPITPKPNLPSLHRPYTPKLPVAADSYTYNVQPPNLAKPSLSSFSGFIPTPRPYLPTTPGVLHGGRWPVEAGRISSRRPTAAPPFPWVLGAGSGGMKPRITTVTTASVSVLAESDVFLPCKATGNPEPTIAWTKVSTGATIPANTKHGPRFEVFKNGTFVIKNIQLQDRGQYLCTAQNRFGSDRMVTTLAVQTEAPKIQPPKSTDIAVYLGKSMTLDCLASGKPPAQISWILPDRTFVREVGTVHTLLSPMSLLQNGTLQINSANFSNKGDYKCIASNAAGADTITYHLHVAALPPSISEGAADTVLIQPGRSVYIHCSVKGEPAPALKWMLPSGVHVKPSQFLGRRLFVFPNGTLLVKNISPSDGGRYECLATNTVGIAKRTVQLEVRADSPSLSRQPPPAPLPIPPTPHHAVPSRQHSVSAMYGSAVYLHCPESTGSTRGTIWQLPSKTTMEHRYSPERPIKVFRNGTLRILQLTELDGGNYLCVFQRPNGEDMELFQVEVLMTAPRIEHVRTAQTRVTFGENFQVDCVATGLPDPEVSWSLPDGTLINNALQSDDSGLRNRRYVIFGNGTLLLQQMGKKDEGDYTCYAKNKLGKDERKVNVKVGPNAPKIRSKSQSLITVKLGESAKSSCQATGDPIPRITWISPRNDVIPVSSDRFQVMDDGTLVVKKVTLADEGKYACVARNSAGDDVKNVKLEVEPQEPFINSMKGKSTTKVLGVSYQTVLLDCRVEGKPEPRVWWVTPYGHSLTTPYLGGRFQVHRNGSLELRGVRKTDEGRYMCLAKNHLGEASLLVELDVASLAEKPSFAVPNIEILPIKQDGGELILECPARGKPHPEFAWVLPNGTMLTPGVRLQRFTHHLGNGTLRISQPVATDKGVYRCLAKNVAGQAEKRYALETGRKPVIRGTTGGMKITYGLNLNLPCTVDGWPQASITWTLPNGLVLDKPQTIGRVSFLANGTLQLRQVATFDKGTYICKAFNSFGSSTLSYPVAVMVFPPRITSTLTAITRVNRGSPVTLNCVATGIPKPDISWTLPGRTTLLPHNRFTVQGGIHMTEEGSLYIQSPVLMNSGIYKCNAKNALGTDFKSTYLQVV; this is encoded by the exons ATGGCGCTGTGGTGGTGCGCCAAGATCTTCTGCAGGTTGGCTGCAGCTTGGTTTCCCCTGCTCTTCTCATCTCTTCTGTGGCAAACG ATCTTCCCTGTCTATGCTGCCCCGTCTTGCCCGCGGACCTGTAGCTGTCCTGGCGTTAAAGAGGTCCACTGTACGTTCAGACACCTCACCACCATACCAAAAACCTTTCctagagacacagagaggctcAACCTGGG TTATAACAGCCTGACGGAGGTGGAGGGGTCAGAATTCAGGTCACTACGGCAACTGGAAATGCTCATGTTGCATGGCAATGACATTAACACAGTCCACCCTGGGGCGTTTTACAGCCTAAGATCATTACAG ATCTTGAAGCTGAGTTACAACAAGCTAACATCATTGAACGCTGGTCTGTTTGATGGTCTTGTTGGTTTGATCCGTCTCCATCTGGACCATAACCTTTTAGACTTTATAGAGCCATACTCTTTTTCTGGCCTGACCTCCCTAAAACTCCTGCAGCTGGAGGGGAACCTCCTCAAAGAGATCCATCCTCATACCTTCATCACAGTGTCACTACTAGGAAGCTTTTGGACCTCTGGACTCAA aCACTTACACCTGTCAGACAATCTATTGGAGCAGCTCCCTCCAGCAGCACTGAGGACTGCTCCCAGGCTGgagcttctctctcttcatggtAATCCCTGGACCTGTGACTGTCAACTTCAGTGGCTGGTTGAATGGAGTTCCAAACATGAAG GTGTAATAAAGTGCAAGAAGGAACGTGGCTCCAGTGAGACTTGCCCCCAGTGCTCCTCTCCTCAACCCCTGAATGCCACCCTCTTGTTAGGGTTAACTCTGGACAAGCTGAGCTGTGAACGACCAGCTCTTTGCTCCCCCCTCAAACAATGGGACAATCCGGTGTGGGCTGAATCTGAAGCAGAGCCTGACCTTCCATATACCCGGGACTTTGAAAAACCTTTGGGCCACCTGACCTTTGTTCTCTCTGACAGCCATGGAAACCATGCTCATGTAGCATGTGATGTGCGTCACCCTGGAGACAGTTCACCTATGACTTGGACTGTAAATTCACATTCACCTGCGGAGTTATCTGTCAATGTTTCGCTGGTGACTGTCCTTGAGTGTGAGATTGATCGAGAGACATTGCAAAATCTATGGCAGCTGGTTGCATATTACTATGAAAGCCCTGCTATCTTAGAGAGAGGTcaacagagaggaaatgcaAGCAGAGTGACCTATCAGTATACCCAAGCTGTAAATGAAAATTCCCCATATTTTACAGAACTAAAAGGGCATTTGGTCGCAGAACCCTCATGGCTACTGCAACCAAGAGTCACTTTGAGGCTCAACAGGCAGCAGACAACAACTAAGAAACTGGTGATGGATTTCACTACTTTAATTACCAAGCACGTCAGCAGTCATAGAGGGCAGGAAGATGACAATGACTCTGCTTTTTCCTGGGCATTCATTCACAGAGGGACAGCAGGGCGAATTCAGACAGCTCTTGAGGGTTCAAAGGTTCGCTTGGAGTGCAGTGTCGTCACTTCAAATCCGGAAGTGAAAGTGGAGTGGATGCTTCCAGATTTGTCCATTGTGGAAGAAGcaaatgataaaacagaaaTTTCACAAAGAGGAGACCTTGTGATTTTAAATGCCACACTGTCTGATTCAGGCCTCTACCATTGTATGGTCAGAACAAAAGCCGGTGTGGATTTGATGCCATTGAGGCTAACCATTAAAGAACTCTCACTTAGCCCCACTGCTTTCAATGGTCAGAAAATTGTAGTTGAGAAGGGACGCTCATTAGCTCTTCCTTGTGACGTGACCTCAGTTCAACCAAGTCAAACTATGTGGTACCTACCCAAAAATCAAATTCTACTCCCCACACAGCAGACAAGACGAGCAGAAGTGATGGAAAATGGGACTTTGGTAGTAAGGAAGTTGTCACAAGAAGATGCAGGGGAGTACAGCTGCTTAGCCTCAAATTTGTATGGAGTTGACATGCTATCACACATGGTGGAAGTCACAGGAGAAAAGGCCTCTGATAGGTATAAagtacagacagagagtgagaagCAGCTCTTACCTACCAGcgtggaggaaggagagggttCAGGGGGAGATTACCAGGAAATTACACGTCCTTTTGCAACTCAGTTTCCTAGGAGGATAGGAACACAGCAAAGGAACCCCAATGGGTTTTCGAAAAGGATAAGAATTAAAGattcaaaaagaaaacccaATAAGTCTGTTAAGGAATTAGATCCAAATCGTTGGGCAGAGATATTAGCTAAAGCTAATTCTAAACCAAGTGTTGCTCTGCCCACAGAGCAGTCACTAGAGGAGCCCAGTACTGTAACAATCCAAACAAGTACACTCAAACTTACTACAACAACTCCCACTACAATTGCTACTATTACTAACAACTTACCTCATACTACTACCTCTCTTGAAATTACAATAAAGCCGACAAATTTCACCATGAACACAAGAGTTAAGTCAGAGGCCCAttcaaagaaagacaaaaaagaaaatattggtAAAGACTCTGAAATATCAGAAAGTCTCCCACATGTTTTACACCCAGAACCTCCAAGAATTATGGAACCATCCCTAGACCATGTTTTTGGGAGTACAGAAAAACCTAAATCTATCACAGAATCTCCTGCTATTGGAACCCCCCAACCAGTTGATCAGTCTGAAAATAAGCATTTTGGAGAGGGGAGAAGGAACCAAAACCTTGTTCCTGGTCAGACAAACAGGAGAAGACCCCCTTATAGACGCAGAAAACCCCCGCTGAGAAGAGTCCATCCGCACTTAAACCCCTTCTACCATCCATTTAACAAGCCCCAAACAACTGTtcccccaacaacaacaaccaccacacAACCAACAACAACGATGACTACAACCACTACTACTaccaccactactactactacaacacCTGTTCCAACCACAGTGGAAAATGATGAGTTGAGTGTCGAGTATAagccagaggaagaggaaggtgaatATTATGAAGAATATAATTACAAGGATAGTGATAGTTTGGATACCAAGGAAGATTTTGACAGTAGCCCTACCACATTTCCATCAGTTACAGAAAAAGTTCCACATGTAGGTAGCTCTCCAGGTGGACATAATTTACCTAATCCAAAGACAATTGTCACTCCAAAGACAGATAGTACCCCTCGTCCAACTGAAAGGACTGTTGATGAACAGGAGAAATACACTGTCAACCTCGAGAAATCTGAAGGACAGACAGTTGAGGTCAGAACACAATCTGAAGAAAAGGGCAGACACAATAAGAATCCTtcaggagagagtgagagtggggTAATAACAGCAAGTGAACggcaagaaaaacacaaaatagatAAAGacgggagggagagagacacagaaaaatctgaaaaggaGTGGGTTACACAGAGCTACAATACACGGGATAACATCCAGTTAACAACACAAAATAGACCAAGACTTAACACTCGGCCTTCACCAGAGCAAAATACACCAACCCAAACAAGAGCTTCCACTTCCAAGGTCATTACTTCACATTCAACCAGAGGGAGAACAAGAGAGGAAGTCACACAGAGTGAAGGTAAAGAGGTAAACAAGCCACGGGTAAAGCCTGAGATCCACAGTTTCCCAATAATGGAGCCAATTCACCCCTGGCTCCATCAGAACAACCAGGGGAAAGGGCAAACCACCACTTCCTggatgacacacacaaatcaagATAGAAATCCAGGAAGACAGGGCAACGTGAATCCAGGCAGACATTCCCAGCCTCCCAGAGTTGCCCCAACCACCCGCTGGCCCTCACACCACCATCGTCATTACTACCCCCTCTATCCTTCCTGgccaggtcaaaggtcatttcCTCATCCAAGGCAAG GTCCTGGATCACACCCTGTGCCCACCCATAGAACCTGGCCTCTCCCCCACCCCTGGGCTCAAGGCCCAGTCATCACCAACAGACCAGAAATCACAGCTGAAACTGTCAAGCCCACATCTACGCCTTCTGGAACAACAAGAAACCCCATATTCACTAATCCCCACCTGTCACATCAAAATCATCACATGGGTGGCAGGACCCAAAccagagatcagctgtttctATCAAGGCTGAGGAACAGATACAGACAG GCACAGCTCGATCGAATTGCTCAGCTAGGGAGGATGGTGACACCAAAACCCCGCACAGGCTACAAAAATCCCCCATCCCCCATCACACCTAAACCCAACCTCCCATCCCTGCATAGACCCTACACCCCCAAACTACCAGTAGCCGCTGATTCTTACACTTACAACGTGCAACCTCCAAACCTTGCTAAGCCGTCATTGTCATCATTCTCTGGTTTCATCCCAACCCCTCGCCCCTACCTCCCCACCACCCCCGGGGTTCTGCATGGAGGTCGTTGGCCTGTCGAAG CAGGACGAATCAGCTCTCGGCGGCCCACAGCTGCCCCACCTTTCCCATGGGTGTTGGGAGCTGGAAGTGGTGGGATGAAGCCACGGATCACCACAGTTACCACAGCTAGCGTGTCAGTGCTCGCAGAGAGTGATGTCTTCCTGCCCTGCAAAGCAACGGGGAATCCTGAACCTACAATTGCATGGACCAAAGTCTCCACAG GGGCCACCATCCCAGCCAACACCAAGCATGGTCCTCGTTTTGAAGTTTTCAAGAATGGAActtttgttattaaaaacatCCAGCTTCAGGATCGAGGCCAGTACCTCTGCACAGCCCAGAACAGGTTTGGATCCGATCGCATGGTCACCACCCTAGCTGTCCAGACTGAGGCACCCAAGATTCAACCACCAAAGTCCACAGACATAGCAGTTTACTTAGGGAAAAGTATGACTCTTGACTGCCTCGCTTCTGGAAAACCACCAGCCCAGATTTCCTGGATTCTTCCCGACAGGACGTTTGTTCGTGAAGTTGGGACTGTtcacactctcctctctccaatGTCTCTGCTTCAAAATGGAACCCTGCAAATTAATTCTGCCAATTTCTCCAACAAAGGGGACTATAAATGTATAGCAAGTAATGCAGCAGGTGCTGATACAATTACTTATCATCTCCACGTGGCAGCTCTACCTCCAAGCATCAGTGAAGGAGCAGCGGATACTGTGCTCATTCAGCCAG GCAGGAGTGTGTATATCCACTGCTCTGTGAAAGGCGAACCAGCGCCTGCTCTGAAATGGATGCTCCCGTCAGGCGTCCATGTCAAGCCATCACAGTTCCTGGGACGCAGGCTGTTTGTCTTCCCTAATGGGACACTGCTTGTGAAGAATATTTCGCCATCTGATGGTGGGAG GTACGAGTGTTTGGCCACTAACACTGTGGGAATCGCCAAAAGAACTGTCCAGCTGGAGGTGAGGGCAgattctccctccctctcccgccagcctcctcctgctcctcttcccaTTCCTCCAACCCCTCACCATGCTGTGCCATCCCGCCAACACTCTGTCTCCGCTATGTACGGTTCTGCTGTCTACCTCCACTGTCCAGAGTCTACTGGATCCACTAGAGGGACCATCTGGCAGCTGCCCTCGAAGACCACCATGGAGCATCGATACAG TCCAGAGAGACCAATTAAAGTTTTCCGTAATGGGACTCTGAGGATTCTTCAGCTAACAGAGCTAGATGGTGGAAATTATCTGTGTGTCTTTCAGCGGCCCAATGGGGAGGACATGGAGCTCTTCCAG GTGGAGGTGTTGATGACTGCTCCCAGAATCGAACATGTGAGGACTGCACAGACCAGGGTCACTTTTGGAGAAAATTTCCAG GTGGACTGTGTTGCAACAGGCCTCCCTGATCCAGAAGTTTCCTGGAGTCTTCCAGATGGAACTTTAATCAACAACGCCCTTCAATCAGATGACAGCGGCCTTCGAAACCGCCGCTACGTTATCTTTGGCAATGGAACTTTACTTCTCCAGCAAATGGGTAAAAAAGATGAGGGTGACTACACTTGCTATGCCAAGAACAAACTGGgcaaagatgaaagaaaggTCAACGTCAAAGTGGGACCAAATGCTCCAAAGATTAGATCAAAATCACAATCTTTAATTACAGTGAAGTTGGGAGAATCTGCTAAATCAAGCTGTCAAGCAACAGGTGATCCTATACCAAGAATCACATGGATCTCACCACGAAATGATGTGATACCAGTATCATCAGATAGATTTCAGGTTATGGATGATGGGACATTAGTGGTGAAAAAGGTAACACTTGCTGATGAAGGGAAATATGCATGTGTGGCACGAAATTCTGCTGGTGATGACGTTAAAAACGTGAAACTTGAAGTTGAACCCCAGGAACCCTTTATCAATAGCATGAAAGGGAAGAGTACCACAAAAGTTTTGGGTGTTTCCTACCAAACTGTGCTTCTGGATTGCAGAGTGGAAGGAAAACCCGAACCAAGAGTCTGGTGGGTTACTCCTTATGGCCACTCACTCACAACACCCTATCTTGGCGGTCGCTTCCAAGTCCACCGAAATGGGAGCTTGGAGCTGCGAGGCGTGAGGAAAACAGATGAAGGGAGATACATGTGTCTTGCTAAAAACCATCTGGGTGAAGCCTCACTTTTGGTTGAATTAGATGTGGCATCACTAGCTGAGAAACCTAGCTTTGCTGTTCCCAATATTGAAATCTTACCAATAAAGCAAGATGGCGGGGAATTGATCCTGGAGTGTCCTGCTCGTGGGAAACCACACCCAGAGTTTGCATGGGTGCTACCAAATGGGACAATGTTAACGCCGGGTGTCAGACTCCAACGCTTCACCCATCATTTGGGCAATGGAACTCTACGGATATCTCAACCGGTTGCAACTGATAAGGGAGTGTACCGGTGCCTAGCGAAAAATGTAGCAGGACAAGCGGAAAAACGTTATGCGCTAGAGACAGGCAGGAAGCCAGTGATCAGAGGAACTACAG GTGGGATGAAGATCACTTATGGCCTCAATCTCAACTTGCCTTGTACTGTTGATGGCTGGCCCCAGGCATCAATCACGTGGACCCTACCCAATGGCCTTGTTTTAGACAAACCTCAAACCATTGGCCGGGTATCTTTCCTTGCCAATGGGACCCTCCAACTGCGGCAGGTCGCCACCTTTGACAAAGGAACATACATCTGTAAGGCCTTCAACTCTTTTGGTTCATCAACACTATCCTACCCAGTTGCAGTGATGGTTTTCCCACCACGCATCACCAGTACGCTAACCGCAATCACAAGAGTAAACCGGGGATCGCCAGTGACATTAAATTGTGTTGCAACTGGTATTCCAAAGCCCGATATTTCATGGACATTGCCTGGACGTACAACTCTGCTTCCACATAACCGGTTCACAGTACAGGGAGGGATCCACATGACAGAGGAGGGCAGTCTGTACATACAGAGCCCTGTGCTCATGAACTCTGGCATTTACAAATGCAATGCAAAAAACGCACTTGGAACAGACTTCAAATCTACATACCTACAAGTAGTCTAA